The sequence GAAAACTGCATAGTAAGCTGAACGCTCGAATAACTCAACAATGTTAGAAGTCCAGAATGCTCGTGGAAATTTCCAACTTAATTTATATTCCTTTTGCATGGTTTGGTTGTCTCTGTTTTCGTATATATTTTTGAAGGGCAAATATACAAAACAATTCATTAAATCTATTTAATTTGATAAATAAAAACGGCTCTCATTTCAAATCTGCACTTCTGGCAGTTTTCGTTACTTTCCTCTGGTCAACTTCTTGGGTACTAATTAAAATTGGATTGAAAAATATTCCGGCTATAACTTTTGCAGGATTAAGATACACAATTGCTTTTGTTTGCCTTGTTCCGGTATTCGTCTTTTCAAAAAATTTTAAGGGCGAGATTGGAAAAATTAATCTAAATGATTTTTTCAAAATATTTTTACTTGGAATTCTATTTTATTTTATCACTCAAGGTTCACAATTCCTTGGACTATTTTATCTTCCCTCAGTTACGGTTACCTTAATGCTAAACTTTACCACTATTATTGTAGCTGCAATTGGAATCTTATTTTTAGGTGAAAAGCCTTCATTGGTTCAGTGGATTGGAATAATTTTATTTACAATTGGTGCAGTAATTTATTTTATTCCAGTCAGCTTTCCTCAAAGTGAGTGGATTGGATTATTAATAGTCTTAATTGGAGTTTTTGCAAATGCATTATCATCAGTTCTGGGAAGAAGTCTTAATAGAAAGGGGAATCTTCGTCCGCTTACAATAACCGTCTTAAGTATGGGTGTTGGGGCAATATTGCTATTGATTACAGGAATATCATTACAGGGATTTCCAGCTTTAGGTTTGAATTCCTGGTTAATAATAATATGGCTGGCGATAATTAATACGGCAATTGCATTTACAATCTGGAATCATACATTACGAACACTCACCGCAGCAGAATCAAGTATAATTAACAATACGATGCTAATACAAATTGCAATTCTTGCCTGGATTTTCCTGGGAGAAACTTTGGATACGAAAGAAATAGTCGGACTAATCTTTGCTGCTTGTGGAGCATTTGCTGTGCAGATAAAGAGGAAATAAATTTATTTAATGCCAGATAAAAAATCTCACAAATTAATCATGATATAAGCGAATCCAGTTTAATAAAAGCTTTATCATCAATATTATAGATTTTATTTATTTCCCGAACAAGATCCTCAAGGTCAATTCCAGTTCTATTTGAAAAAATAACTACTGAATATTTTTTAGATGGAACAGTAAATACAATTGATCTGAATCCACCGTTTGAACCTGTATGATAAACGACTTTACTATCAGCGGAACCACCGATAAACCAACCAAATCCATAAGAAATTTTCCGTAAAATATCAATTGGAAACTGAGTTGATCGTGCTTCTTTTACTAAAGATGGATTTAACACTCTCCCTTTTAAAATTGCCATTAACCATTTAAGATAATCATCAATGGAAGTATAAATCCCGCCATCGCCCATTGTGGAAAAGAACAAACTCTCCTTAGCGTCAGAAATCTTAAAACTATCTTTTTCAAATTCATAACCAATAGCCCGATCTGAAATATTAAATTCGGGTTTTATTACAGCACTCTTTTTCATTTTTAATGGATTAAAAATGTTCTCAAGAATAAAATCAGGGTAAGTTTTTCTGGAGACGTTTTCAATAATTAATGCAAGCAGGCAAAATGCTGTGTTGCTATAACGATATTTAGATCCAGCGGGGAAATAACTTGAATCGACAGATTTTACAGCTCTCAATACATCCTTGTCCCAGAACTCTTTGTATTGTTTTTTATCAACAAAAGAATAATGATCGACTATTCCAGAACTATGCGTTAACAAGTGGCGAATGGTTACAGAACCAGCTACTTTGGAATTAAAATCCGGGAAATACTTATTTAATTTATCATCCAAGGATAATTTATTATGACTTTGTAATTTTAGAATACAATAAGCAGTAAACTGTTTAGTCAGCGAGCAGATATTAAAATTTGTTGATGAGCGAATGACTTTCTTTGATTCAAGGTTAGTAACTCCATATCCTTTCCTAAAAATAACTTTTCCATTCTTAACTATCGCTATCGCCGCTCCGGGTTCATTAGAATGGTAGATGGAGGACATTAGAGAATCCAGATGATTGTTTTCTTTTTGCGCAAAAACTTGTGTGATCATAAATAATAAAATAAATATTGAAATGAACTGTTTCATATTTGTATTCCTATTTTGGTATACCCAGCAAAATCACCAATAGAGAATAAGAAAATATTCTAGAAAATTAAGGGTCACTTTGGTTTTTTTTATTAAACACATTTTTCTAGTTAGTCTATTTTCTCCAGCTTTCAAAACATAAAAATGCCATCCCAGATGAGATGGCATTTATAAATTTAAGAGTGGTTCTAAGTACTTTCCACCTGGAGATGCCATTGCCACAATATCATCTTAAAACTTTTGGCCAGGTCATATGTGGCTTAAGTGTCTCTAAGTGGCAAGCAATAACAATACTAAAATAAATTTTACAACCAGCTTTATTATAAAAAAGTAATTCTTATTCTTCTCAAATACTATTTTACCTCAACAATTGTAATTGCAAACGGTTTTGCCATTTCGTATGCAATAGGAACTACTTCTTTCCCCTGACCATAATCCCAAAACTTATTTTCCGGACAGTTTCTTCTAAAGCCAACGGTATGTAAAATATATAACTGCCAACCAGGTTTAGCATTAGATAACCAAAGTCCTACATCAGTTTTCATATCGTTGCCTTCGGTATCTTCCCAATCTACACCGGAACCATTCCATTCCCTAATACCACTTGTTGTATTGTACGTCATAAAACATAAAGGATTATTTGCGTGCAACATTTCTTCCGGATTGGAAGGCCATTTTGTAAATAGTACATTTCCAGCAAAATTGTGGCTTGAATAAATTTTCCAGTAAACTAGTTCTTCGGTCTTCTTGCTGAACTCTTTATGTTTCAAATTAAATTCTTTCAACAGATCGTTATATGTTTTACCCTTGGGACAAAAAGCTCTAAGATTAATAGTCCCACCAGCTTCAACATAGAATTTTCCGTTTGTAAATTCAAATTGAGATGGATTATAGGTTGAAAAAGATGGATAACCTGCTTTAGATACACAGATTGAACCCCAGCCAAAAGCAGTTATATAACCCTTATCGAAATCATCTGCAAAAGTGAATGCAAGAAATGATGAAACTGCAAATAAAATAATTGCAATTAAAGATTGTTTGTTTTTCATATTTGTTCCTTTTGTATAATTGAAAAAAGCAATAAACAAGTAATTAGTTTTTTCATTGCAGTGCTGTCTAAAAATGGAAGATTTACTCAATATTAGAAACTTCATCGTACCTCTCAAAAGTTTGATGTTGAATATCAAACAATTATAAAACTTGGCAATAATGTTAAAAATTTAATACTTAAAGTCAATCAAATTCTAACCATAAAAAAAGTGTGACTTGATCTAAAATTCATTTGGAATCGAGATTGAGTAGCTTTTCAAAAACCTTTTACAAATTTAAATAAAGAAGGGTATGACACAAATATGGGAGTACCTGCTAAATAATTTTTAGTTAATTTTAATTCAGCTTCTTAAAAATTTTAGTGGCATGATAAAGATTAGCTTAAAAATTGTTTATTAAGAAACATGTATGGTCAATTTAGTTTTTGTTTGATTTATAATTTGAGATTGAATAATTCTAAAAAGAAATTTTTGATTGCTAATAATACATTTGAACGCATATGAATTTCAGTTTCATATAAATATCTCTTTTTAAAAACATTTACCAAATATCTTGGAGGTTGCTGTGAAGTCATTTATCGCCGCTCTCTGTTTATTTCTGGTTTTCTTAACTATTACTATAAGCGCACAAAAAGGTCCTACGCTAAGTACC is a genomic window of Ignavibacteriales bacterium containing:
- a CDS encoding serine hydrolase; the encoded protein is MKQFISIFILLFMITQVFAQKENNHLDSLMSSIYHSNEPGAAIAIVKNGKVIFRKGYGVTNLESKKVIRSSTNFNICSLTKQFTAYCILKLQSHNKLSLDDKLNKYFPDFNSKVAGSVTIRHLLTHSSGIVDHYSFVDKKQYKEFWDKDVLRAVKSVDSSYFPAGSKYRYSNTAFCLLALIIENVSRKTYPDFILENIFNPLKMKKSAVIKPEFNISDRAIGYEFEKDSFKISDAKESLFFSTMGDGGIYTSIDDYLKWLMAILKGRVLNPSLVKEARSTQFPIDILRKISYGFGWFIGGSADSKVVYHTGSNGGFRSIVFTVPSKKYSVVIFSNRTGIDLEDLVREINKIYNIDDKAFIKLDSLIS
- a CDS encoding DMT family transporter; this translates as MINKNGSHFKSALLAVFVTFLWSTSWVLIKIGLKNIPAITFAGLRYTIAFVCLVPVFVFSKNFKGEIGKINLNDFFKIFLLGILFYFITQGSQFLGLFYLPSVTVTLMLNFTTIIVAAIGILFLGEKPSLVQWIGIILFTIGAVIYFIPVSFPQSEWIGLLIVLIGVFANALSSVLGRSLNRKGNLRPLTITVLSMGVGAILLLITGISLQGFPALGLNSWLIIIWLAIINTAIAFTIWNHTLRTLTAAESSIINNTMLIQIAILAWIFLGETLDTKEIVGLIFAACGAFAVQIKRK